The following is a genomic window from bacterium.
CCACCGGGGTCGCCTCGGGCAACGTCATCTCGGGCAACCAGAGCGGTGGTGTCCGGATCGAGGGGGAGTTCAACCGGGTCTTCGCGAACCGGATCGGCACCAACGACGCCGGGACCGGCGCGCTCGCCAACCAGGGCCCCGGTGTGGTCGTCTTCGGCGACGACACGACGATCGGCAACGTCGGCCTCGGCAGCAACGTCATCTCCGGCAACACCTCGACGGGCGTCGTCTTCGAGACGCCGAGCGGCTTCACCCCGGTTCGCGTCCGCGTCCAGGGCAACCGCATCGGCGTCGACGCGACCGGCAGCAGCCCGCTCGGCAACGGCGGCTCGGGGATCTCGCTGTGGGGCAACGATCACGAGATCCTCGACAACGTGATCGGCGGCAACGCGTTCGTCGGCATCAGCGACAGCAGCTACTCGAACGAGACCCTTCGCAACTACATCGGCACGAACGCCTCCGGCGCCGACCTCGGCAACACGCTCTCGGGGATCTCGCTCTCCGGCGGCAACGTGCAGATCGGTACGGCCGGCAACGGCAACGTGATCGGCTTCAACGATCGCGGAATCACGATCGGAGGCTCGAGCTACGACATCACCGTCCAGGGCAACTGGATCGGCACCAACGCTTCCGGCGCCGATCTCGGCAACGTCAACGAGGGCATCTACGCGAGTGGCGCCGAGTACGTGATCGGCGGCTCCGGCGGGACGAGCAACGGCCTCGGCAACGTGATCGGTCACAACGGCGGCGTCGGGATCGAGGCCCGCGGCTTCGTGCCGACGATCCAGGGCAACTGGGTCGGCACCAACGCTTCGGGCGACGACCTCGGGAACAGCTTCGAGGGCATCTACGCGGAGCCCAGCTCCGGCGGTCCCCCGAGCTCGATCGGTGCGTACGCCTCGGATGGCGACGCGACGGTCGCGGCCAAGGGCAACGTGATCGCCCACAACGCGCTCGAGGGCCTGGTGCTCGACGGCGTGCAGGACGTCGCGTTGCGCGGCAACCGGATGTGGAACAACGGCGGGATCGCGCTCGACCTCGGAGACAACTTCGAGACCGACAACGATCCCTCGGACTTCGACGGCGGCGCCAACAACCTGCAGAACTTCCCCGAGATCGACACGGTCCACACCTACTGGAACGACGTGTCAGGAGCCCTGCACGTCCGCTACCGCGTGGACGCGCTTCCGGCTGCGGGCGTGCAGTACCCGCTCTCGGTGGACTTCTACCTCCACGACCCGTGGCTCTCGCCCGGCGACCAGGCGCGCGCCTTCGTCGCGAGCGACACGTACGTGGCCGCGGAGGCGGGCAACTTCAAGGACGTCGTCCTGTTGCCGATGCCCGGTTCGATCGCGCCCAACGTGCACGGCTTCGAGTTCGGAGGTCTGCGGGCCACCGCGACCGATGCCGACGGCAACACGAGCGAGCTCTCGCGAGAGAACATCCCGGTTCCCGAGCCGGGCATGCCTCTGCTGCTCGCGGCCGGCGGAGCGGGCTTCGCTCTCCTCGGTCGGCGAGGGCGCCGCGCCTAGCGCATCAGGGAAGCGCTCGACGCGCATCGCGGTCGCGCCCTCCTGCGCCCGTCCGGCCTCCGCCGGGCGGGCGCAGCTGCGTTCGGGGCCCCGCGCGGGCTCGCGGAGCTAGACTCCCGCGAGCCCCGGAGATCCGATGCCGACCTTTCCCGACCGACCCGTCCCGCCCCGCGCGTTCATCGAGGACGTGATTCCCTCGCTCTTCGCCGAGGTCGAGCTCGAGCCCGACGAGGAGGCGATCGATCTGCGCGTGGGCATCGTGCTGGAAGGCGAGGGCGGAGGCGAGTGGACTCTGCATTTCATCCAGGGCGAGCTCGGGGTGCGGGACGCGCGCGATCCCGAAGCCGAGCTCACGGTGATCCAGGCCGTCGCCGACTGGCGCGCGGCGATCTGGGAAGGCCGGCCAGCCCTCATCGCCGAGGGCGTCGAGCAGATCCGGAAGGGCGGCGCCGCCGAGCTGCGCCCGCCTTCCCCCGCCGACGGGCGCCCCCGCGTCGACCCGCTGAAGGGCATCTCGGATCTGCGCGGGCGGATCGAGATGGTGATCGACGACGCGAACGACGCGCGCTGGGCCGTCGGGGTGCTCGTGGGCCCGGGCGCGATCCCGCCGACG
Proteins encoded in this region:
- a CDS encoding CSLREA domain-containing protein; translation: MDRRNRNDAWTRLRQQVGLLLALLVLAPLSAGAAIFSVNTTDDDADANAGDGFCSTGTLIVPVGGGLAWECTLRAAIEEANASAGFDEIRFTDNLPTVAGIVEIIPATQLPWIYDPVRIDGYSHPDYDGSSPTARPVINLLGSSVATASVAGLTLLPGADGSQIQGLAIAEWTGAGILISPFFSPAPGNIRIEGNHIGVWRGVFYRGNDGDGIHVVGSNGNTIGTNCTAFVGCPGRGNLIATNGRHGVFLDGTSSSNTVAGNFIGTDRYGNSTFVPFGGSTPNAEWGVFVGPDADDNVIGDYGGIFVPPSNSTGVASGNVISGNQSGGVRIEGEFNRVFANRIGTNDAGTGALANQGPGVVVFGDDTTIGNVGLGSNVISGNTSTGVVFETPSGFTPVRVRVQGNRIGVDATGSSPLGNGGSGISLWGNDHEILDNVIGGNAFVGISDSSYSNETLRNYIGTNASGADLGNTLSGISLSGGNVQIGTAGNGNVIGFNDRGITIGGSSYDITVQGNWIGTNASGADLGNVNEGIYASGAEYVIGGSGGTSNGLGNVIGHNGGVGIEARGFVPTIQGNWVGTNASGDDLGNSFEGIYAEPSSGGPPSSIGAYASDGDATVAAKGNVIAHNALEGLVLDGVQDVALRGNRMWNNGGIALDLGDNFETDNDPSDFDGGANNLQNFPEIDTVHTYWNDVSGALHVRYRVDALPAAGVQYPLSVDFYLHDPWLSPGDQARAFVASDTYVAAEAGNFKDVVLLPMPGSIAPNVHGFEFGGLRATATDADGNTSELSRENIPVPEPGMPLLLAAGGAGFALLGRRGRRA
- a CDS encoding SCP2 sterol-binding domain-containing protein, translating into MPTFPDRPVPPRAFIEDVIPSLFAEVELEPDEEAIDLRVGIVLEGEGGGEWTLHFIQGELGVRDARDPEAELTVIQAVADWRAAIWEGRPALIAEGVEQIRKGGAAELRPPSPADGRPRVDPLKGISDLRGRIEMVIDDANDARWAVGVLVGPGAIPPTPQATITLGAAEAESIRTGVLHPLEALISGQLQLDGDLGLILQLQAVAMTLSMAASGR